In Gossypium hirsutum isolate 1008001.06 chromosome D01, Gossypium_hirsutum_v2.1, whole genome shotgun sequence, the genomic window CGAGTTATAAAAAAAGTGGGAAAAGTAAGAACACCAGTGTTTTTCCTCCAGTATAAATGCTAAATCCATCACCATGATCGAAAATATGTATaaactatttctttttttaaatctaaatttaaatgGGATCCCTCTGATCTGGTTTGTGCAGACAACATCAAGGCGCATTGCAGACAGGAAAGTGTTGAAGTTCGAAAAGAACATAACAAAGAGAGGAGCTGTTCCTGAAACAAGCACAAAAAAGGGGAAGGATTATCCTGTTGGCCCTATGTTGCTTGGGTTCTTCGTTTTCGTTGTCATTGGATCATGTAAGATTCCTGGCTGCTTATCTTTTCACCATTATATGTCCTTGGATATTTAGCATTGACTTTTGTTGTACCAAATACAATACATGATTTTGCTACCGATATGTTCAGCACGTTCTCATAATGTGTGTTGTTTCACCGGTGAATATTCTAATTTTGTTCGGTATGGACCTTATTAGCATGATATTTGGGAACTCGAATTTTAAGAGATGAATTTAGTTTTCTAAAATGGTGTTAGTTGTGTGATAAAACACATAAATATCATGACCTTGCAGCACTGACTtaaatcttgtttttttttcatcTGTTTCAGCTCTCTTCCAGATTATCAGGACAGCGACCAGTGGAAGCATGGCATAAGGCTGCATATAGCCCATGTTAAAAAAAATGCAGAAGAGACTTGTTATGTTCTTTTTCTATAAGTTTTGTAGCGAACTGATGATATAATATGTTTACTAGATATGCGTTGTAACTCATGTTGTGAAGATTTCAAAAATTGAATAAGACCTCCCTTTCGtgtctttttctattttatatccTTCTTTTTGCATGTTTCTTTTGtgaataaataatttatgaaatgGGCCAAAAGCATGCCTCCCGTGATGTTAAAACACAATAGATACACGTGGTTGTTTAATGTTGGCACTATTCATGGTTTGAAGTTTTCACAGTAATAGATTGTTTGATTCACGCCTCATGTGAAAAATGAAAGGGTGGATGCATAGAACCTTTCAATAAGATTGTGCTTTTTTAACTCTCATAATGGAATCTATTCCAAACATATATGCCATGGTTCCTTACTTCGACAGCGTACAAAtgcttaaatttgatatttttagatgTTTTTTCAGACTTATTGTCGATACTAAGTAGCAGTCAAAATTTTATATCCATTTTTTATGGTATTATGCATGGATCAGATATTTCATAgcaaatttttcagaaaaaaattgtCTTCCACAAAGGAATATGATAAGTGAGATTTTGAGTaagtatttatataattttcttttgattgaaGAAATGATTCATCGAAATAATGAATCACCATTGAAATTGGCCTAAGCTGGGGAATCACTAATATATGATGCAAAATGGATCTCGTTCTATCATTGATAagagaaatatttataaaaaatacaaatcggaatttgaagaagatgaaggagAAGGAGTACTTGACCCACAACAAATAGAGGAGGATTTATTCAATCACATAGTTTGGGCTCCTAAGATTTGGTGCCCTTGGGGTTTTATATTTGATTGTATTGAAAGGCCCAATGAATTGGGATTTCCCTATTGGGCTAGGTCATTTTGAGGCAAGCGGATCATTTGTGATGAAAAGGATGAGCTTCAAGAGAATGATTGAACATTCTTGCAGGGTGGAACCATGCACTACCAAGCACAAGATAGATCTTCCAAAGAACATTCATGATTAGGGTGACAGCTTTAATTATTACAGTAAGGTTGATCATTTAGTTAACGTTAAAGGTATTTGAAATTTCATTTCTAATGGCACCTTTTTAATTAGGGATAGTAATCAAGGCCATTATTCCATGTATTTTGATAgtgaaaaacaaatttttgagcTTAACAATGATCATTCTTTTTTGAGTGAACtagaaagttttttttatatagttatcGCAATTCTACTTATAATATCGTAGTTATTTTGGCCGATTGATCTTCTAATATTCTAGTTTCAACAATTCTAGTTCTTTACATTTCTTCTTAGCTGCTTGGCGTGTAGTAGGTATCTGGTTCACTGCTTTAGGTATTAGAACTATGGCTTTCAACCTAAATGGTTTCAATTTTAACCAATCCATATTTGATAGTCAAGGTTGTGTAATTAATACCTAAGCTGATATTATTAATCGTGCTATCCTTGGTATGGAAGTTATGCATGAACGTATGCTCATAACTTCCCTCTTGACTTAGCTGTTATTATAACTCCATCTACAAATGGATAAGACTTTGATTTTAGTGTatacaaatttttgaaaataaagtaataataacCAATATTGTTGgacagaaaaaaagaaaagaaatattaaacatatattgTATTGTGTCATTCAATTGAGTGattcctttgtttcttctaaccTTGAAAGTATCGATAGATACTATCGAAGGGTAGATACtatgaattaattaattgaaattgagtttatttttcaaaataattatcgAAAAAAGTGATCTATTTGTTGTCATTTATACAACCAAAATATTATGATCATGATCATTAAGAATTCAACGAGACCCTTCCTCGAGAactaaacaaagaaagaaaaggtggGCCCCATTGAGCTCTTACACTTTCATGCCAATAACTTAGTTCGTCCCATTATTCCATATTACAAGGATGAACCCAATTCAGAATATGAACCATAAAAGAAAATGCCTATTAAATCGATCACAGGAATACCAATTACCGTACCCATTATACAAAGAGGAACTTCCAATGGTATTGACCAATTATCCTGCTTCCCTCTGCATTTCATCAAGTGGTCATGCTAAAAACATAAACAGTCATAGATGATTACGAAATACAATCCTTCCAAATGGGATAAGAGAATTCCTACTATTATTTAGAATTCTActactatttttttcttaattgaagaaataattggaaaataaaata contains:
- the LOC107921251 gene encoding stress-associated endoplasmic reticulum protein 2 — its product is MTTSRRIADRKVLKFEKNITKRGAVPETSTKKGKDYPVGPMLLGFFVFVVIGSSLFQIIRTATSGSMA